In one Parvibaculum sp. genomic region, the following are encoded:
- a CDS encoding DUF87 domain-containing protein, with translation MLAEALGGRGFGPGGSGGKPLPAPPPPKTLREGDIELGRASNGDPVGLHLGKLIEGRLLIQGNSGAGKSMLLRRIFEQAFGKVQLLLIDPEGEFSTLAEEFDVAVFSAFDVERIGGRKFTLHMREHRYSAVLDLSDAATEDRLQLVADITEGLIDAPERFWFPMLVLIDEAQTLAPHYDTGDVTADIRKRAISALANMMVRGRKRGVAGVIASARIAETSKAVVSKATNVIVGRTIFDRDLERAGAALGLTAGSSKPLRTLSDGEFMCLGPALGGPKRIRFKAGPVLSRHKGDAPEIIAPPTISAAESAALLREIPTIERDTERAASSVRAKKGPAPRQWQKEEDEIIRDGYEAKLPVLRICQQLVDAGYRSVSVSGLSTRAHALGLVSARAAVAYCDEEDEIIRDAYAREIKLIDIVGLLAEKGYTRGRVAIQMRAIQLGITRDRVNYWTEPEKKIAIEGLEDGTPYREIIQNLKAAGYERGITAIMKFAQRNGYSRKVEGWTAEDIEQLRQLYEKKTPVKEIAEALGKPISGVRAKASNLGLKQRTAWTEKEYKILQGAHERGETLAHAAQLIGRPYPNVARVAKDIGLSFSKRGASK, from the coding sequence ATGCTGGCCGAGGCGCTTGGCGGCCGGGGCTTCGGTCCCGGCGGCTCGGGCGGCAAGCCGCTGCCGGCGCCCCCGCCGCCGAAGACGTTGCGTGAGGGAGATATTGAGCTCGGCCGGGCCAGCAACGGCGATCCGGTCGGCCTCCATCTCGGCAAGCTGATCGAGGGGCGCTTGCTCATCCAGGGCAACAGCGGCGCGGGAAAGTCCATGCTGCTGCGCCGCATCTTCGAGCAGGCTTTCGGGAAGGTGCAGTTGCTCCTGATTGATCCTGAGGGCGAGTTCTCGACGCTTGCTGAGGAATTCGACGTGGCGGTCTTCAGCGCATTTGACGTCGAGAGAATTGGCGGCCGGAAGTTCACTCTGCACATGCGCGAGCATCGCTACAGCGCAGTTCTGGACCTTTCCGATGCGGCGACGGAGGATCGCCTGCAGCTTGTCGCGGACATCACCGAAGGCCTCATCGATGCTCCGGAGCGCTTTTGGTTCCCGATGCTGGTGCTGATCGACGAGGCGCAAACGCTGGCACCCCACTATGACACCGGCGATGTAACCGCCGACATTCGCAAGCGAGCCATATCTGCCCTTGCAAACATGATGGTACGCGGCCGAAAGCGCGGAGTGGCGGGCGTCATAGCCAGCGCCCGCATCGCCGAGACATCTAAGGCTGTCGTGTCAAAAGCGACGAACGTGATAGTCGGCCGCACGATTTTCGACCGCGACCTGGAGCGCGCCGGCGCTGCACTGGGGTTGACGGCTGGATCCTCGAAGCCGCTTCGCACGCTTTCGGACGGCGAGTTCATGTGTCTCGGCCCGGCACTCGGCGGACCGAAGCGCATCCGCTTCAAGGCCGGGCCCGTGCTTTCCAGACACAAAGGGGACGCGCCCGAGATCATCGCGCCGCCGACGATCTCGGCGGCGGAGTCTGCTGCCCTTCTGCGAGAGATACCGACGATCGAACGCGACACGGAACGCGCCGCTTCATCCGTGCGAGCCAAGAAGGGCCCAGCGCCGCGCCAATGGCAAAAGGAAGAAGACGAGATCATTCGCGACGGCTACGAGGCCAAGCTGCCGGTTCTCCGTATATGCCAGCAGCTCGTCGACGCTGGCTATCGCAGCGTTTCCGTCAGCGGCCTTTCAACGCGCGCCCATGCGCTTGGCCTGGTGAGCGCCCGCGCGGCCGTCGCCTATTGCGACGAGGAGGACGAGATCATCCGCGATGCCTATGCCCGCGAGATCAAGCTCATCGACATTGTCGGACTTCTTGCCGAGAAGGGCTACACGCGCGGCCGCGTCGCAATCCAGATGCGCGCTATTCAGCTCGGCATCACCCGCGACCGGGTGAACTACTGGACCGAGCCCGAGAAGAAGATCGCGATCGAGGGCTTGGAGGACGGTACCCCATATCGCGAGATCATCCAGAACCTCAAGGCCGCCGGCTACGAGCGCGGCATCACGGCAATCATGAAATTCGCACAACGCAACGGCTACTCGCGGAAGGTCGAGGGCTGGACGGCGGAAGACATCGAACAGCTTCGCCAGCTTTACGAGAAGAAGACCCCGGTGAAGGAGATCGCTGAGGCTCTCGGCAAACCGATCAGCGGGGTTCGAGCCAAGGCGAGCAATCTCGGGCTCAAGCAGCGGACAGCATGGACCGAGAAGGAATACAAAATCCTTCAGGGGGCACATGAGCGCGGGGAAACGCTAGCCCATGCCGCGCAGTTGATCGGCCGCCCCTACCCGAATGTCGCCCGGGTCGCGAAGGACATCGGTCTTTCGTTCAGCAAGCGCGGAGCGAGCAAGTGA
- a CDS encoding ParB/RepB/Spo0J family partition protein — MTKQDTALYADIDKIDVPAGLRKLDRNHVETIAASIKAKKRLYVPILLKAAKGGRFVLVDGQHRLAAMTQNGETRIKYELAEDEDAGDVANMVRKQYSFAERIKVVTQRKADADSVLASALGVTERKVKQLRQLSALPQEVVDAVDAGVMSERVAQRATMLPPKMLGELAKALRGGKIPYWAESVEEISETIEDVRIPTRAALFDIEASGLKYERDLFDADGGYFHDAKAFMQHQVRATEEIARSLSANVAIASGGKSPSDWYSHTSFHYRAGHAAVRAALKPDVAARVKALDTAISGFEKKVAGGKSGLNLDVHEQLDASRDQLSRLLGRPDSYDPEKMKNVRVIAKIDRHGEAEFKIIPATVAAKAGKPGTAGSAGKAAAGPKKPLDPHTRKACAIARDHRDLLIQEAMLANETFALKVILTSLKTGGDFGVRIDGRAVTPLTEDHGKRLGPIAEQKSRGDDSFDGVWKQLGALKREELIAGIVKAITPFGAHGSDYPKMQNEDRERLHVLREAVVLTESPPLPYDYFAAHQNAQLLAILAKVKGKKEAALYEGKPKKTVAAAVQAACLEAGWLPDIVEYDPVAKPRKAKAPAKAPEKRKAA, encoded by the coding sequence GTGACCAAGCAGGACACCGCGCTCTACGCGGATATCGACAAGATCGACGTGCCGGCAGGCCTTCGCAAGCTCGACCGGAACCATGTCGAAACCATCGCCGCCTCGATCAAGGCCAAGAAGCGCCTCTATGTGCCGATCCTGCTCAAGGCGGCCAAGGGCGGACGCTTTGTCCTCGTGGACGGCCAGCACCGCCTCGCCGCTATGACGCAGAACGGCGAAACCCGGATCAAGTACGAGCTGGCCGAAGACGAAGACGCCGGCGACGTCGCCAATATGGTCCGCAAGCAATACAGCTTCGCCGAGCGGATCAAGGTCGTGACGCAGCGCAAGGCGGATGCGGACAGCGTGCTTGCCTCTGCCCTGGGCGTCACGGAGCGGAAGGTAAAGCAGCTCCGCCAGCTCTCGGCATTGCCGCAGGAGGTTGTCGATGCGGTCGACGCCGGGGTCATGAGCGAGCGCGTAGCGCAACGCGCGACGATGCTTCCGCCGAAGATGCTCGGTGAGCTGGCCAAGGCACTGCGGGGAGGCAAAATCCCCTATTGGGCCGAAAGCGTCGAAGAGATCAGCGAGACGATCGAGGATGTCCGCATTCCGACGCGCGCCGCTCTCTTCGACATCGAGGCGTCGGGTCTCAAATACGAGCGCGATCTGTTCGATGCCGATGGCGGCTACTTCCACGACGCCAAGGCCTTCATGCAGCATCAGGTCCGGGCGACCGAGGAGATCGCGCGCAGCCTGAGCGCCAATGTCGCAATCGCAAGCGGCGGAAAGAGCCCGAGCGACTGGTACAGCCACACCTCGTTTCACTATCGGGCCGGGCATGCGGCGGTCCGCGCCGCGCTCAAACCCGACGTCGCTGCCCGCGTCAAGGCGCTCGACACCGCGATATCCGGTTTCGAGAAGAAGGTCGCCGGGGGAAAGTCCGGCCTCAACCTCGATGTTCACGAGCAGCTCGATGCGTCTCGCGACCAGCTTTCGCGGCTCCTCGGGCGCCCGGACAGCTACGACCCCGAGAAGATGAAGAATGTCCGGGTGATCGCCAAGATCGATCGCCACGGCGAGGCCGAGTTCAAGATCATCCCGGCAACGGTTGCGGCAAAGGCGGGGAAGCCCGGAACCGCCGGCTCGGCCGGGAAGGCCGCGGCCGGTCCGAAGAAGCCGCTCGACCCGCACACCCGCAAGGCCTGTGCGATCGCCCGCGACCATCGCGACCTGCTCATTCAGGAAGCGATGCTGGCGAACGAGACCTTTGCCTTGAAGGTCATTCTTACGAGCCTCAAGACCGGCGGCGACTTCGGGGTGCGGATCGACGGCCGCGCCGTAACGCCCCTGACCGAAGATCACGGCAAGCGTCTCGGCCCGATCGCCGAACAGAAGTCGCGCGGTGACGATTCCTTCGATGGCGTATGGAAGCAACTCGGTGCGCTCAAGCGCGAGGAGCTCATTGCCGGCATCGTCAAGGCGATCACGCCGTTCGGCGCTCACGGCAGCGACTATCCGAAGATGCAGAACGAGGACAGGGAGAGGCTTCATGTGCTCCGGGAGGCCGTGGTGCTGACCGAGAGCCCGCCGCTGCCCTACGACTACTTCGCCGCCCACCAGAACGCGCAACTGCTCGCGATCCTCGCCAAGGTGAAAGGCAAGAAAGAGGCGGCGCTCTACGAGGGCAAGCCGAAGAAGACCGTCGCGGCGGCGGTGCAGGCCGCATGCCTCGAAGCCGGCTGGCTGCCCGACATCGTCGAATACGACCCGGTGGCAAAGCCGCGGAAGGCCAAGGCCCCCGCCAAGGCTCCGGAGAAGCGGAAAGCGGCATGA
- a CDS encoding acyl carrier protein → MKPTAEEIEAKVRTAIADVLESPIDGPAEADLEADSLDKIEIAMNLESAFGFEEYSIDDEKSEGRKSVADWCEVVSDLLDARRVRA, encoded by the coding sequence ATGAAACCCACCGCAGAAGAAATCGAAGCCAAGGTCCGCACAGCGATTGCCGACGTGTTGGAAAGTCCGATCGACGGTCCGGCAGAGGCTGACCTAGAGGCGGACAGTCTCGACAAGATCGAGATCGCGATGAACCTCGAAAGCGCGTTCGGCTTCGAGGAATACTCGATCGACGACGAGAAGTCTGAAGGTCGCAAGTCGGTCGCGGACTGGTGCGAGGTTGTTTCCGATCTTCTGGATGCGCGGCGGGTCCGGGCATGA
- a CDS encoding recombinase RecT, with translation MNTQVKDKPKTEDVARPAENKGSVVTLDQGVDQVRVQFTERQDQIEALLPPDIPWDRFINAVAHAVAKNPDLLRADRRSLINAGIEAAQDGLLPDGREGTFNIYNNKVKRKDKDGREKEEWIKFVKWMPMIRGLTKKVLETGKVKEFSTRVVYANDTFEVFLGDDERIVHKMNVTGDRGEIIAVYAILKQTNGGIEREVMTRADLDRVKAVSKATNGPWKDWYDEMGRKSVGRRLLKRIPLTADVDRILERDEAHFVLNAPAARQVDAPPAPRRSDFITGPIDRTAEEAVTGGDESGVGLEEIAVELRLTLTNAKTLDEMRAAWKAAGEAGDLDAMRAAMPEELAAISAIYNTRCADFETTAAGAGENAAGENPAPTATEAADTEQQSDAADEQQQADPTFIDQSIAHLQTLKSVSGITRWYDNTFLEEANARDEVTKEHIAKVNAAKNARLKEVMNPPK, from the coding sequence ATGAACACGCAGGTCAAGGACAAGCCCAAGACGGAGGACGTCGCCCGACCGGCAGAGAACAAGGGTTCGGTCGTAACGCTGGATCAGGGCGTCGACCAGGTCCGCGTTCAGTTCACCGAGCGGCAGGATCAGATCGAGGCGCTTTTGCCGCCCGACATCCCGTGGGACCGTTTCATCAACGCTGTCGCCCATGCGGTGGCGAAGAACCCCGATCTCTTGCGGGCCGACCGCCGGTCCTTGATCAATGCCGGCATAGAGGCCGCGCAGGACGGCCTGCTGCCCGATGGCCGCGAGGGTACGTTCAACATCTACAACAACAAGGTGAAGCGGAAGGACAAGGACGGCCGCGAAAAGGAAGAGTGGATAAAGTTCGTCAAGTGGATGCCGATGATCCGGGGCCTGACCAAGAAGGTTCTGGAGACCGGCAAGGTCAAGGAATTCTCGACGCGGGTCGTCTATGCAAACGACACGTTCGAGGTCTTCCTCGGTGACGACGAACGGATCGTTCACAAGATGAACGTGACGGGCGACCGCGGAGAAATCATTGCCGTCTACGCGATCCTGAAACAGACAAACGGCGGCATCGAGCGCGAGGTCATGACCCGCGCCGATCTCGATCGCGTCAAAGCCGTATCCAAGGCGACGAACGGCCCTTGGAAAGACTGGTATGACGAGATGGGCCGCAAGTCGGTCGGGCGGCGCCTGCTGAAACGAATCCCTCTCACGGCGGATGTCGACCGGATACTCGAGCGCGACGAAGCGCATTTCGTGCTCAATGCCCCCGCAGCGCGCCAGGTCGACGCGCCGCCGGCGCCTCGCCGGTCCGACTTCATCACAGGACCGATCGACCGCACAGCCGAAGAGGCTGTCACGGGCGGCGACGAGTCGGGCGTAGGTCTGGAAGAGATCGCAGTCGAGCTGCGCTTGACGCTCACGAACGCCAAAACCCTCGATGAAATGCGCGCTGCTTGGAAAGCCGCCGGCGAGGCGGGCGATCTCGATGCCATGCGCGCCGCCATGCCGGAAGAGCTCGCGGCGATCTCGGCCATTTACAACACGCGGTGTGCAGACTTTGAGACGACCGCCGCAGGGGCCGGAGAAAATGCCGCCGGCGAGAACCCCGCGCCAACCGCGACCGAAGCCGCTGACACGGAGCAGCAAAGCGACGCTGCCGACGAGCAGCAGCAAGCCGATCCGACTTTCATCGACCAGTCGATCGCTCACCTCCAGACGCTCAAATCCGTTTCCGGCATCACGCGCTGGTACGACAACACGTTCCTCGAAGAGGCAAACGCGCGCGACGAAGTGACGAAGGAACACATCGCGAAGGTGAACGCCGCGAAGAACGCGCGCCTCAAGGAGGTCATGAACCCACCGAAATAG
- a CDS encoding HIRAN domain-containing protein, with protein sequence MTTYTRKFHIAGVKFRLGAAEHLESIEHGAPMAVEADPENEFDRNAVKVMHGDQHVGFIPKGPNVEVGAMIAENRIVAVTKRTGQSVQIEYRAEVQADE encoded by the coding sequence GTGACGACATACACCCGGAAATTCCACATCGCCGGCGTCAAGTTCCGCCTTGGCGCGGCCGAGCATCTGGAATCGATCGAGCACGGCGCGCCGATGGCCGTCGAGGCCGATCCGGAAAACGAGTTCGATCGGAACGCGGTCAAGGTGATGCACGGCGATCAGCATGTCGGCTTCATCCCGAAGGGGCCGAACGTCGAGGTCGGGGCGATGATCGCCGAGAACCGCATCGTCGCCGTCACGAAGCGGACGGGCCAGAGCGTCCAGATCGAATATCGCGCGGAGGTGCAGGCCGATGAATGA
- a CDS encoding 5'-3' exonuclease H3TH domain-containing protein, with protein sequence MNTLLLVDGSAFIHRAYHALPKMTRKSDGQPTGAVYGFCNLLMKFLDGSRPEISPTHCAVVFDPPGRNFRHKIDPNYKANRGPRPSDLTSQMDLMREATAALGVHGVEVQGFEADDLIATYARLAADAGMDVIIATGDKDMMQLVNGHVAIFDPFASKFVRRDEVILKFGVPPEKVVDVQALAGDSTDNVPGVPGIGIKTAARLIEEYGDLETLLASAGEIRQRKCRESLVGFAEQARKAKLLVSLDANVPAAVEIDAMTVPQPGREDFVRFCTLMEFSDLFRDEGPSDTAIGRDGDTPTDLNEAFTWWRDALAGLKPPIHSEPHCGFFQRRMVRGGVWVPVAIWLEQDIDADTGELLSDERLVCAVGGKEADADAEWTHCAGNPITEEEYRYLVARAEWARDFAPNEPAAQPYRKIDPLGIEPVF encoded by the coding sequence ATGAACACGCTTCTTCTGGTCGACGGGTCGGCCTTCATTCATCGCGCCTATCACGCGCTGCCGAAGATGACGCGCAAGTCGGACGGTCAGCCGACAGGGGCGGTTTATGGCTTCTGCAACCTTCTGATGAAGTTTCTGGATGGCAGCAGGCCCGAGATTTCGCCAACGCACTGCGCCGTTGTCTTTGATCCGCCCGGCAGAAACTTCCGACACAAAATCGACCCGAACTACAAGGCCAACCGGGGTCCACGCCCATCTGACCTGACTTCGCAAATGGACCTGATGCGCGAAGCGACAGCAGCGCTCGGTGTGCATGGCGTCGAGGTTCAAGGCTTCGAGGCCGACGATCTGATCGCCACCTATGCGCGCCTAGCAGCCGACGCCGGCATGGATGTGATCATCGCGACGGGCGACAAGGACATGATGCAGCTCGTCAACGGGCACGTCGCGATCTTCGATCCATTCGCGTCGAAGTTCGTTCGGCGCGACGAGGTGATCCTGAAATTCGGTGTCCCGCCCGAAAAAGTCGTCGATGTGCAGGCGCTGGCGGGGGACTCGACCGACAATGTGCCGGGCGTGCCGGGCATCGGCATCAAGACGGCGGCGCGGCTGATCGAAGAATATGGCGATCTCGAAACCTTGCTGGCCAGCGCCGGAGAAATCAGGCAGCGCAAGTGTCGCGAGAGCCTGGTCGGCTTCGCAGAGCAGGCCCGCAAGGCGAAGCTGCTCGTATCGCTTGACGCGAATGTCCCGGCGGCTGTCGAGATAGACGCCATGACCGTCCCGCAGCCCGGTCGCGAAGACTTCGTGCGCTTCTGCACGCTGATGGAGTTTTCAGACCTGTTCCGCGACGAGGGGCCGTCTGACACGGCGATCGGGCGAGATGGCGATACGCCGACCGACCTGAACGAAGCGTTCACGTGGTGGCGCGATGCGCTGGCCGGCCTCAAGCCGCCGATCCATTCAGAACCGCATTGCGGGTTCTTTCAGCGGCGCATGGTGCGCGGCGGGGTTTGGGTTCCGGTCGCGATCTGGCTCGAACAGGACATCGACGCGGACACGGGCGAGCTGCTTTCCGACGAGCGGCTGGTCTGCGCGGTCGGCGGCAAGGAAGCGGACGCCGATGCCGAGTGGACGCATTGCGCCGGCAACCCGATCACCGAAGAGGAATACCGCTACCTGGTCGCGCGCGCGGAATGGGCGCGTGACTTCGCACCGAACGAACCGGCCGCACAGCCGTACAGGAAGATCGATCCCTTGGGCATCGAGCCCGTCTTTTGA